The Mycobacterium sp. EPa45 genomic interval GACAGCCGGCACCGCCGGCAGGGTCATGCCGCTGCGCTCCTCGCGGCCCTGGAGACCGAGATCGCCCGCCGCGGCTACCGGCGCATCTACCTCACCACCGGCAACCGGCAACCTGAAGCCGAGGCGCTCTACGACAGCTGTGGCTACAGCCGCCTGGCCGAGCCGCTACCCAGTGCTGCCGACCAGTATCCGATCGCTTTCGTCAAAGTCCTGTTCGACGGCTAGCTGGGCACATTTGAAATCAGGGTGATCACAACCCCCGGTTCCGGAATGCGTTCTGCCACGGCACGTTAGACAGTTGTGTGATGGCGCAAAACCCTCTGCACCTCGGCGTCGCGCTCGACGGCTACGGCTGGCACCCGCGGGCCTGGCAGCACACGCTGGCCGCCGACCCGACGGTCGGTCCGGTGACGTCCGGCCGGTACTGGACGGAGCTCGCCGCCACCGCCGAGCGCGGGCTGCTGGACTTTCTCACCATCGACGACAGCTTCACCGCTCAACCGGGGCGCCAGGCGCAGATCAGTCCGCGCCGGCTCGCCGGCCGGGCGGACGCGGTTCTGGTCGCGGCCAGGATCGCCCCGGTGACCCGCCACATCGGGCTCATCCCGGTGGCGACGGTCACCCACACCGAGCCGTTTCACGTCTCCAAAGCCATCGCGACACTGGATTTTGTCACCCGCGGCCGGGCCGGCTGGCAGGCCAGGGTGAGCCCGACCGCGCACGAGGCAGCCGTGTTTGGCCGGCGAACTGTGCCCGACGGAACCGAATTGTTCGACGAGGCAACCGACTTCGTCGATGTGGTGCGACGACTGTGGGACAGCTGGGAGGACGACGCCGTCATCCGCGACGTCGCCACCGGCCGCTACGTCGACCGCGACAAGCTGCACTACATCGACTTCGCCGGCAGGTACTTCTCGGTCAAGGGCCCGTCGATCACCCCTCGCCCTCCGCAGGGCCAGCCGGTGGTCGCGGCCCTCGCGCACGCGCAGCGGGTATATGACTTCGCCGCCGCCGCAGCCGATCTGGTATTCGTCACCCCGACCGACGAGGCCTCAGTCCGGGAGATACTGAGTCAGTTGAGTGGCGCGGCGAAGCCCGTCGCCGACCTGGTGGTTAGCTTCGGTGGCGACGGCGACTTCCGTTCCGATGCACTGATATTCACCGGCGGCCCCGCGCAGCTGGTCGAGGTGTTGCTGGGTTGGCGAGACCTCGGCCTGTCCGGGTTCCGGTTGCGTCCCGCGGTCAACGCTACCGACCTGCCGGTCATCGTCGACGAGGTGGTGCCACTGCTGCAGCGGGCCGGTCAATTTCGCACCCGCTACCGCGACGGCGAGACGCTGCGGGAACGGTTCGGCCTACCGGCCGCCGTCAACCGCTATGCGAAAGCGGGTGTGTGATGAGCGTCCCGCTGTCGATCCTCGACCTTTCGCCGATCAGCGCGGGAAGCGATGCGGCCACCGCGCTGCACAACACCGTCGACCTGGCGCGTCACGCCGAACAGTGGGGCTACCGCCGATATTGGGTCGCCGAGCACCACTTCGTCGCTGTCGCGAGTTCGGCTCCGGCGGTCTTGATCGGCCAGATCGCCGCGGCCACCGAACGGATCCGGGTGGGCGCCGCGGCGGTCCAACTCGGGTACACCACCGCGCTGGCCGTCGTCGAGAGCTTCGGTATGCTCGAGCAATTCCACCCCGGGCGCATCGACCTCGGGCTCGGTCGCTCGGGTCAGCGCCGAAAAGAAGCCGAGCGCGGCGAGCAGCCGCCGCGCCCCGCTGAACCCTGGCGTGAGGTCGACGGCGTCGTGGTGCCGTCGGCGTTCGATACGCGGACATTGCTCGCCAGCCCGCGGATGCGGGCGCTGTCAACGGTTCTCACCCAGCCCGAGGCCGTGTCGCCGGACTTCGCCGACCAGGTCGGCGACGTCCTGGCGCTGCTCGACGGCAGCCACACGGTGCAGGATTTCCCCGTCCACGCCGTACCCGGGGAGGACTCCGGTCTCACACCCTGGATTTTCGGCAGCAGTAGGGGACAGAGCGCCGAAGTCGCCGGGGCGCGGGGCCTGCCGTTCGTCGCGAGCTATCACATCACGCCCAGCTCGGCGCTCGACGCCGTCGAGGCCTACCGGGCCGCCTTCACCCCGTCGCTGCATCTGTCGAAACCACACGTGGTGGTCTCCGCCGACGTCGTCGTCGCCGACGACTCCGCCACCGCGCACCATCTGGCGAAACCGTTTGGGCGATGGGTGTATTCGATTCGTGCGCAGGGCGGGGCGGTGCCGTACCCGGATCCCGACACCGTCGAACCGCTGACCGACCAGGAGCGGGCCGTGGTCGAGGACCGGCTCGCCACCCAATTCGTCGGCGACGCCGAGGAGGTGGCCGACAAGCTCGCCGCCCTGGTACGGGTCACCGCCGCGGACGAGCTGGTGGTGACGACCGCGACTCATCAGCACGCCGACCGGTTGCGCTCATACGAACTATTGGCCAAACGTTGGGGTGTGGCAGGATGACTCGCGAAGGTAAGCAGCGCAAGCAGGTTCACCTGGCGGCACACTTCCCCGGGGTGAACAACACGACCGTGTGGTCCGATCCGGACTCCGGCAGTCAGGTGGAGTTCGACTCGTTCATCCATCTCGCCCGTAAGGCCGAAGAGGGGCTGTTCGACTTCTTCTTCCTCGCCGAGGGCCTGCGACTGCGTGAGCACCGCGGCCGGATCCACGACCTGGACGTGGTGGGTCGCCCCGACACCTTCACGGTACTGGCGGCGCTCGCGGCCGTCACCGAACACATCGGCCTGGCCGGCACGATCAACACCACGTTCAACGAGCCGTTCGAGGTGTCCCGGCAATTCGCCAGTCTCGACCACCTCTCCGATGGCCGTGCAGCGTGGAACATGGTGACGTCGTCGGATGCGTTCACCGGCGAAAACTTCAGGCGTGGCGGCTTTCTCGAGCACGCCGACCGCTACCGGCGCGCCGAGGAATTCATCACCGTCGCCCGTGAGTTCTGGGACAGCTGGGCCGCCGACGCGGTGATCGCCGACCCGGAGACCGGCACCTACGTCGACCCGGACCGGATCAAGACGGTGTCACACCGTGGCCCGCAGTTCGACATCCGTGGGGTGAGTACGTTGCCCGGGGGGCCGCAGGGCCATCCGGTGCTCTTGCAGGCCGGCGACTCCGACGAGGGCCGCGATTTCGGCGCCAAGCACGCCGACGCTCTGTTCACCGGGCACGGTGCGCTCGACGACGGGCAGCGTTACTATGCCGACGTCAAGTCCCGCGCGGTGGCGCACGGCCGAAATCCCGACCACCTCATGGTATTTCCCGCGGCGACGTTCGTCCTCGGCGATACCGCCGCCGATGCCGAGGAGAAGGCCCACTACATCCGGCGCCAGCAGGTCACTCCGCAGACCGCGATCGCGATGCTCGAACAGGTCTGGCAGCGCGACCTGTCCGGCTACGACCCGGACGGCCCGTTACCCGACGTCGAACCCGCCGACGACCCGACCGTCAGCCAGGGCCGGGTGCGACACGGTGACCCCAAGGCGCTAGCCAACGCCTGGCGGCAGCGGTCCGAGGCCGACAATCTGTCGATCCGGGAACTGGTCATCGCGGTCACCAGCAGGCAGCAGTTCGTGGGCACCGCCGAGCATGTCGCGGCCGAGATCGACCGGCACGTCCAAGCCGATGCCTGCGACGGGTTCATCCTGGTTCCGCATCTGACCCCGCATGGGCTGGACGAGTTCATCGACACCGTCGTGCCGCTACTACAGGAGCGCGGCGTCTACCGCACCGCCTACGAAGGCGTCACGCTGCGTGACAACCTCGGATTGAATGCGCCGGAGCGCAGCCGTCAGGCCGGAGTCGCCTGACGCGCCGCGTCGCGCACGGGCCCCACCCACAGGTCACCGTGCCCGGGTATCAGCACATCGGCCTCCAGCATCGCCAGCGCCGACAGGCTGCGCACGCAGCCCGACTCGTCGTGGTTGAACACCCGGTGCAGGAGCTGCGGACCCTTGTTGGGCGCCAGCGGATGTCCGGTCACCAGCGCGTCGCCGGCGACCAGCACCCCGTCGACGATGTAGGAGCAGTGCCCACCGGTGTGGCCCGGTGTCGGCACGGCCACCGGCCGGCCGGGCAGCGTCGAGGCAATGTCGTCGGTGAGTACGCCCGCCGTCGGAATGCCTTCGTGGGTCAATGCGCCCTTGCGCATGATGTCCAGCGACCACTTCACCCAGCGGGGCTGCCAGGCGTGCCTCATCAGGTCGACCGGGGACGCCTGCTGCAGGTATTCGCGTTTGGCGTGGCCGACCTCGTCGGCGTGGCAGTAGACCGGGGTGCCGTGGGTCTTGGCGAACCAGATCGCGGTGCCGAAGTGGTCGACGTGGGCGTGGGTCAGCAGGATCGCCGTCACGTCAGTCGGGCCGAACCCCAATTCGCGAAGCGACGTCAGCACGTCGTCGCGGCTGCCCGGAAAGCCGGCGTCGATCAGCATGACACCGGCGTCGTCGCTGACCACCGTCCAATTGACCAGTGGTGTCTGCGCCATGTGGACGTGTTCGGTGATTGCGGTCAGGGCCACGGCCATGTCGCGAGTCTAGGCGCGCATCCTCGACTAGGACTCGGTCACTCGTCGTCCGGCGAAGGGGAGTAGAAACGAGAGCGTGGCTGAACTGAAACTGGGTTACAAGGCGTCGGCGGAGCAGTTCGCGCCGCGTGAGTTGGTCGAGCTGGCGGTGCTGGCCGAGGCGCACGGGATGGACAGCGCGACGGTGAGCGACCACTTCCAGCCGTGGCGTCACGAAGGCGGCCACGCGCCGTTCTCGCTGGCGTGGATGACAGCGGTGGGCGAGCGCACCAAGCGGCTGATCTTGGGCACGTCGGTGCTGACCCCCACCTTCCGCTACAACCCGGCGGTGATCGCCCAGGCGTTCGCCACCATGGGATGTCTCTACCCGGATCGGATCTTCCTCGGGGTCGGCACCGGTGAGTCGCTCAACGAGATAGCCACGGGGTACGAGGGCGAATGGCCGGAGTTCAAGGAGCGCTACGCCCGGCTGCGCGAATCGGTGCGGTTGATGCGCGAGCTGTGGCTGGGCGACCGGGTCGATTTCGAAGGCGAGTACTACAAGACCAAGGGTGCCTCGATCTATGACGTGCCCGAGGGCGGCATCCCGATCTACATCGCCGCGGGCGGACCCCAGGTGGCCAAGTACGCCGGACGCGCCGGTGACGGATTCATCTGCACGTCCGGCAAGGGCGAGGAGCTGTATAAGGACAAGCTCATCCCCGCCATGAAAGAGGGTGCCGAGGCGGCGGGCAAGAACCCTGACGATATCGACCGCATGATCGAGATCAAGATCTCCTACGACACCGATCCCGAACTGGCGCTGGAGAATACGCGATTCTGGGCGCCGCTGTCGCTGACCGCCGAGCAGAAGACCAACATCCACGACCCGCTCGAGATGGAGAAGGCAGCCGACGAGCTGCCCATCGAGCAGGTCGCCAAGCGGTGGATCGTGGCCTCGGATCCCGACGAAGCAGTCGCCAAGGTCAAGGACTACGTCGACTGGGGCTTGAATCACTTGGTGTTCCACGCTCCCGGCCACGACCAGCGCCGGTTCCTGGAGCTGTTCCAGAAGGACCTCGAGCCGCGGTTGCGTAAACTCGGCTAGGACTTTCAGCTGGGGTGAGGAACGGCCAGGACATGGCTGACCACGTCAGCCATGTTGCGCCGGAATGCGCTGCGCGAGAACGTCTCGGCGTGACGGCGGATCTGCGCCGAATCGAACGCAGCACTGTCGAAATGTGCCAGCACATCCGCGAACCGACCGATGACCGATTCATCGTCGCCCGGCGGAATCAAGGTGCCGGTGACGCCGTCGATCACGCTGTCCAGCACGCCGCCCACGCCGAGTGCGATCATCGGGGTCCCGCATGCCATAGCCTCCACCGGCACGATCCCGAAGTCTTCTTCACCAGGCATGAGACAAGCCTTGGCGCGTCGCAGGACGCTCCGGAGTTCCTCGTTCGAGACTCGTCCGAGAAACGTGATGTCCTTGCCGCCAGCCAGCTTTCGGCAGTCCTCCAAATCCCGGCCGCCACCGACGACCACCAACTTCACCCCGGCCTCGGCGGCAGCCTTGACGGCGATATCAGGTCGTTTATAGGCAACGAGGCGGCCCGCGAGGACGAAGTAGTCCTCAACCGGTTCGGTCGGGTCCGGTGTGAAGAATTCGGTGTCCACCGGAGGGTGAACGACCTCCGCCTCGCGATGCCAATGCTTTCTGATCCGATCGGCGACGGCGGTGCTGTTGGCAACAATCGTGGTCAGCTTCTTCGCGGCGCTCAGCTCGGTGTTGACCGCGATGTGCGACAGCGCTTGGAGTGCCAATCGACCGGGTAGTGAGCCCGCCTCGGCGTCACGCATCTTCTTGTTCCACGCCCAGCGCGCCGGGGAATGAACATAGGCGATCGTCGGTCGCGTTCCGGCCACTTCAGCGGCTGCCACAGCGAAGGCGTGGTGGCTGATGATGACGGCCTCCGCCGACCCGAAATCGCATCGCCTGAACCAGGCTGCTGCGAGCGGAAGCAACGGTGCATAGCTTCGATAGCCGAGGTAGCGATATCCCTGCGACAGTGGCCCGGTCACCACCCGATCGGTGAACTCGGCGGTTACCCGGCGATCCACAATCGGAATGTAGACCGGTGCGTCGGGCCACTCGCGTGCCAATTGCGTGACGACATGTTCGGACCCCGCGATCTCCGTCAGCCGTTCGTGGACGATTGCGATCACGTCTCACCTCCCCACTGCAGACTCAGTTGCCTGTCACAAGCCAGGACAAACGTCCTCCGGCCGCCAGCATATTCTCGCCCGGCGATCGTCCGGGCCCTTTTGAATTCATCCGCGAGCCTGGTCATTCGACGTGATGTGCGAGCGGCCGAGCGTGGGCACGTAAGAAAGCGAATCTAACTGTCGGGACGACAATTTCAGTGCGGAAGTCTGGACAACCGAAATTGGTACGGCGTGGTGATGGCGGATGAAACTGTCGGTTCCGCTTCGAGTACGACAAGCTAGGGGTGTGACCGCCGCTCGCACCACAACGTCGATCTACATCGCCTCGCCGGAGGGTGACACCGGCAAGTCCACCGTCGCGCTCGGGATCCTGCACCGGTTGACCGCGATGGTGCCGAGGGCGGGAGTGTTCCGGCCGATCACACGGCGAGAGAATCGCGACTACATCCTCGAGCTGCTGCTGGCGCACAGCAATGCCGGCCTGACATACGAAGAGTGCGTCGGCGTCAGCTACGAGCGGCTGCACGCCGATCCCGACGGGGCGATTGCCGACATCGTCGACCGCTACCACGAGGTGGCCGACCGTTGCGATGCCGTGGTGATCGTCGGATCGGACTACACCGATGTCGCCACTCCGACCGAGCTGAGCGTGAACGCCCGTATCGCGGCCAACCTGGGCGCACCCGTGGTGCTGTCGGTTCGCGCTCGTGACCGGACTCCGCAGGAAGTGGCTCAGGTGATCGAGCTGTGCCTGGCCGAGCTGGCCGCGCAGCACGCCCACACAGCGGCGGTGGTCGCCAACCGGGCCAACCCCACCCAGCTGGCGGCGGTGGCCGAGGCCTGCGCGGATCTGGGGCCCCGCGTCTACGTTCTGCCCGAGGAGCCCTTGTTGGTGGCCCCGACGGTCGCCGATCTGCGTGACGCCGTCGGTGGCGTTCTGGTGCATGGTGACTCCTCGCTGCTCGGCCGGGAGGTGATGGATGTGCTCGTCGCGGGGATGACCGCCGAACACTGTCTGGAGCGGCTGACCGAAGGCGTCGCCGTGATCACGCCGGGTGATCGCTCCGACGTGGTTTTGGCGGTGACCAGCGCACACGCCGCTGAGGGCTTTCCTTCACTGTCGGCGATCATCCTCAACGGCGGCCTGCCGCTGCACCCCTCGATCGCCCAACTGGTCAACGGCCTGGGCCTGCGGCTGCCGATCATCGCCTGCGACCTCGGCACGTTCGAGACCGCCAGCGCGGTGGCCGGCACCCGGGGCCGGGTCACCGCTTCGTCGCAGCGCAAGATCGACACCGCGCTCGCTCTGATGGAGCGCTACGTCGACATCGACGAGCTGCAGGAACGGCTCAGCCTACCGATCCCCACCGTCACCACGCCGCAGATGTTCACCTATCAGCTGATGGAACGGGCCAGGGCCGATCGCAAACGAATCGTGCTCCCCGAGGGCGACGACGACCGCATTCTGCAGGCGGCCGGCCGGCTGCTGCGCCGTGGGGTCGCGGAACTGACGATTCTCGGCGGGGGGTCTGAAGTTCGCTCGCGCGCAGCAGAATTGGGCGTCGACCTGACAGCTGCCACCGTTCTGAACCCGCGCACCAGCGAGCTGTGTGACGAATTCGCCGCGCAGTACGCCGAACTTCGCAAAAAGAAGGGTGTGACGCTGGAGCAGGCGCGGGAAGTCATCCACGATGTGTCCTACTTCGGAACGATGCTCGTGCACAACGGGATCGTCGACGGCATGGTGTCGGGCGCCACCCACACCACCGCGCACACCGTGCGACCCGCGTTCGAGATCATCAAGACCCAGCCCGACGTATCCACCGTGTCGAGCATCTTCTTGATGTGTCTGTCCGACCGGGTCCTGGCCTACGGCGATTGCGCGATCGTGCCCGATCCGACCGCCGAGCAGCTCGCCGACATCGCGATCAGCTCCGCGCGTACTGCCGCTCAATTCGGGATCGATCCCCGAGTGGCGATGTTGTCCTACTCGACCGGCACCTCGGGCACCGGTGCCGGCGTCGACAAGGTCAGGGCGGCAACCGAACTGGTACGTACCCGGGCGCCGGAGCTGTTGGTGGAAGGGCCGATCCAGTACGACGCCGCCGTCGACTCGACCGTCGCAGCGGCAAAGATGCCAGGCTCTGAGGTGGCCGGCCGTGCCACGGTGCTGATCTTCCCGGACCTCAACACCGGCAACAACACCTACAAGGCGGTGCAGCGCAGTGCGGGCGCCATCGCCATCGGCCCGGTGCTGCAGGGCCTCAACAAGCCCGTCAACGACCTGTCCCGCGGAGCGCTCGTCGAAGACATCGTCAACACCGTTGCGATCACCGCGATCCAGGCCCAGGGGAAGTGATGAGCTCTACTGTTCTGGTATTGAACTCCGGCTCGTCGTCACTGAAATATCAGCTACTGGAACCAGATACCGCCGCGTCGCTGGCCCACGGGATCGTCGAACGGATCGGGGAGTCGACGTCAACGGCGACCCTGGTGCTGGGCAACAACGAGATTCGGCGCGACGGCCGCATCGCCGATCACGAAGCGGCCCTGCGGACCGCGTTCGACCTGTTCGCCGAGACCGGCCAAGCGTTGGACGGATTGGGACTGATCGCCGTTGGTCACCGCGTGGTGCATGGCGGCGAGGATCTGTACCGGCCCACGATCGTCGACGACGCGCTGATCGCCAAACTGCGGGAACTCGCCCCGCTGGCGCCACTGCATAATCCCCCGGCGGTGCTGGGCATCGAGGTGGCCCGTAAGGTGCTGCCCGACCTGGCTCACGTCGCGGTCTTCGACACCGCCTTCTTCCACGATCTACCCGCCGCCGCGACCACCTATGCGATCGATCGGGATCTGGCCAGACGATGGCAGATTCGCCGCTACGGCTTCCACGGCACTTCGCACCAATATGTGCGCCAGCAGGCCGCGCGTTTTCTGGGCGCCCCGATCGAATCGCTCAACCAGATCGTCCTCCACCTCGGCAATGGCGCCTCGGCGTCGGCGATCGCCGGTGGCCGCCCCGTCGACACCTCGATGGGGCTTACGCCGATGGAGGGTCTGGTGATGGGCACCCGCTCCGGTGACATCGACCCGGGCGTGCTCGTCTACCTGTGGCGCTCCTGCGACATGGGTGTCGAGGACATCGAGACGATGCTCAACCGGCGCTCCGGAATGTACGGGCTCAGCGGTGAGATAGACTTCCGCGCCATCCACCGGCGAATCGAAAGTGGCGACGACGCAGCTCAATTGGCTTACGACGTCTACATCCACCGGTTGCGCAAATACCTCGGCGCCTATCTGGCGATCCTGGGCCATACCGATGTGGTGACGTTCACCGCGGGCGTGGGGGAGAACGATGCGCGTGTACGGCGCGACGCGCTGACCGGGCTGGCGCCACTGGGGATCGAACTCGACGAGCACCTCAACGACAGTCCGGCCGGAGCTGCCCGACGGATCTCCGCCGAGAAGTCGCCCACGACAGTGCTCGTGATCCCGACGAACGAGGAACTGGCGATCGCGCAGGCCTGCCTGACAGTGGTCTAGAGGTTGCTTACTTGGCGCCGGGCATCGGGATCTCCTTGACGCCGGGGGTGCCGATCTTGCCTGCCAGCCATGGCAGGGCGTCGGCGAACGCATAGCCCGCGCCCTGGAAGTCGTGGGACGCATGGGTGTTCACCACCGCACACTCAATGCCGTAGCTGCTCAGCAGCGAACACAAGGCATGAGCGATGTCGGCGTGGTCCTCAGAATTGGTATCCCACTGGGACGGCGCCGAGGGTGGGGTGCCGATGTGTTCGCCGGGCCGGTACTCGGCGGAGGTATCCGATGACACCGCGAACCACGCCGACATGCCGGTGTAGGGCCCGTGCCGGACCACCGCGGATTTCGGGTCGAAGGTCTCCCAAGCCGCGGCATCGCCGCCGAATAATCGGGCGATGGTCTGCTCCCGGGTGCCGGCATTGGGGCCGAGCTGACCGTCGATGTCGACGATTGCATTGAACACCTCGGGGTACATGACGCCGAGCATCAGCGCGCAGGTTCCCCCCGACGACCACCCCGCGACGCCCCAGCTCGCGGCTTTCGGG includes:
- a CDS encoding LLM class flavin-dependent oxidoreductase — its product is MAQNPLHLGVALDGYGWHPRAWQHTLAADPTVGPVTSGRYWTELAATAERGLLDFLTIDDSFTAQPGRQAQISPRRLAGRADAVLVAARIAPVTRHIGLIPVATVTHTEPFHVSKAIATLDFVTRGRAGWQARVSPTAHEAAVFGRRTVPDGTELFDEATDFVDVVRRLWDSWEDDAVIRDVATGRYVDRDKLHYIDFAGRYFSVKGPSITPRPPQGQPVVAALAHAQRVYDFAAAAADLVFVTPTDEASVREILSQLSGAAKPVADLVVSFGGDGDFRSDALIFTGGPAQLVEVLLGWRDLGLSGFRLRPAVNATDLPVIVDEVVPLLQRAGQFRTRYRDGETLRERFGLPAAVNRYAKAGV
- a CDS encoding LLM class flavin-dependent oxidoreductase, whose translation is MSVPLSILDLSPISAGSDAATALHNTVDLARHAEQWGYRRYWVAEHHFVAVASSAPAVLIGQIAAATERIRVGAAAVQLGYTTALAVVESFGMLEQFHPGRIDLGLGRSGQRRKEAERGEQPPRPAEPWREVDGVVVPSAFDTRTLLASPRMRALSTVLTQPEAVSPDFADQVGDVLALLDGSHTVQDFPVHAVPGEDSGLTPWIFGSSRGQSAEVAGARGLPFVASYHITPSSALDAVEAYRAAFTPSLHLSKPHVVVSADVVVADDSATAHHLAKPFGRWVYSIRAQGGAVPYPDPDTVEPLTDQERAVVEDRLATQFVGDAEEVADKLAALVRVTAADELVVTTATHQHADRLRSYELLAKRWGVAG
- a CDS encoding NtaA/DmoA family FMN-dependent monooxygenase (This protein belongs to a clade of FMN-dependent monooxygenases, within a broader family of flavin-dependent oxidoreductases, the luciferase-like monooxygenase (LMM) family, some of whose members use coenzyme F420 rather than FMN.): MTREGKQRKQVHLAAHFPGVNNTTVWSDPDSGSQVEFDSFIHLARKAEEGLFDFFFLAEGLRLREHRGRIHDLDVVGRPDTFTVLAALAAVTEHIGLAGTINTTFNEPFEVSRQFASLDHLSDGRAAWNMVTSSDAFTGENFRRGGFLEHADRYRRAEEFITVAREFWDSWAADAVIADPETGTYVDPDRIKTVSHRGPQFDIRGVSTLPGGPQGHPVLLQAGDSDEGRDFGAKHADALFTGHGALDDGQRYYADVKSRAVAHGRNPDHLMVFPAATFVLGDTAADAEEKAHYIRRQQVTPQTAIAMLEQVWQRDLSGYDPDGPLPDVEPADDPTVSQGRVRHGDPKALANAWRQRSEADNLSIRELVIAVTSRQQFVGTAEHVAAEIDRHVQADACDGFILVPHLTPHGLDEFIDTVVPLLQERGVYRTAYEGVTLRDNLGLNAPERSRQAGVA
- a CDS encoding MBL fold metallo-hydrolase — encoded protein: MAVALTAITEHVHMAQTPLVNWTVVSDDAGVMLIDAGFPGSRDDVLTSLRELGFGPTDVTAILLTHAHVDHFGTAIWFAKTHGTPVYCHADEVGHAKREYLQQASPVDLMRHAWQPRWVKWSLDIMRKGALTHEGIPTAGVLTDDIASTLPGRPVAVPTPGHTGGHCSYIVDGVLVAGDALVTGHPLAPNKGPQLLHRVFNHDESGCVRSLSALAMLEADVLIPGHGDLWVGPVRDAARQATPA
- the fgd gene encoding glucose-6-phosphate dehydrogenase (coenzyme-F420), which codes for MAELKLGYKASAEQFAPRELVELAVLAEAHGMDSATVSDHFQPWRHEGGHAPFSLAWMTAVGERTKRLILGTSVLTPTFRYNPAVIAQAFATMGCLYPDRIFLGVGTGESLNEIATGYEGEWPEFKERYARLRESVRLMRELWLGDRVDFEGEYYKTKGASIYDVPEGGIPIYIAAGGPQVAKYAGRAGDGFICTSGKGEELYKDKLIPAMKEGAEAAGKNPDDIDRMIEIKISYDTDPELALENTRFWAPLSLTAEQKTNIHDPLEMEKAADELPIEQVAKRWIVASDPDEAVAKVKDYVDWGLNHLVFHAPGHDQRRFLELFQKDLEPRLRKLG
- a CDS encoding glycosyltransferase; its protein translation is MIAIVHERLTEIAGSEHVVTQLAREWPDAPVYIPIVDRRVTAEFTDRVVTGPLSQGYRYLGYRSYAPLLPLAAAWFRRCDFGSAEAVIISHHAFAVAAAEVAGTRPTIAYVHSPARWAWNKKMRDAEAGSLPGRLALQALSHIAVNTELSAAKKLTTIVANSTAVADRIRKHWHREAEVVHPPVDTEFFTPDPTEPVEDYFVLAGRLVAYKRPDIAVKAAAEAGVKLVVVGGGRDLEDCRKLAGGKDITFLGRVSNEELRSVLRRAKACLMPGEEDFGIVPVEAMACGTPMIALGVGGVLDSVIDGVTGTLIPPGDDESVIGRFADVLAHFDSAAFDSAQIRRHAETFSRSAFRRNMADVVSHVLAVPHPS
- the pta gene encoding phosphate acetyltransferase, whose protein sequence is MTAARTTTSIYIASPEGDTGKSTVALGILHRLTAMVPRAGVFRPITRRENRDYILELLLAHSNAGLTYEECVGVSYERLHADPDGAIADIVDRYHEVADRCDAVVIVGSDYTDVATPTELSVNARIAANLGAPVVLSVRARDRTPQEVAQVIELCLAELAAQHAHTAAVVANRANPTQLAAVAEACADLGPRVYVLPEEPLLVAPTVADLRDAVGGVLVHGDSSLLGREVMDVLVAGMTAEHCLERLTEGVAVITPGDRSDVVLAVTSAHAAEGFPSLSAIILNGGLPLHPSIAQLVNGLGLRLPIIACDLGTFETASAVAGTRGRVTASSQRKIDTALALMERYVDIDELQERLSLPIPTVTTPQMFTYQLMERARADRKRIVLPEGDDDRILQAAGRLLRRGVAELTILGGGSEVRSRAAELGVDLTAATVLNPRTSELCDEFAAQYAELRKKKGVTLEQAREVIHDVSYFGTMLVHNGIVDGMVSGATHTTAHTVRPAFEIIKTQPDVSTVSSIFLMCLSDRVLAYGDCAIVPDPTAEQLADIAISSARTAAQFGIDPRVAMLSYSTGTSGTGAGVDKVRAATELVRTRAPELLVEGPIQYDAAVDSTVAAAKMPGSEVAGRATVLIFPDLNTGNNTYKAVQRSAGAIAIGPVLQGLNKPVNDLSRGALVEDIVNTVAITAIQAQGK
- a CDS encoding acetate kinase, translated to MSSTVLVLNSGSSSLKYQLLEPDTAASLAHGIVERIGESTSTATLVLGNNEIRRDGRIADHEAALRTAFDLFAETGQALDGLGLIAVGHRVVHGGEDLYRPTIVDDALIAKLRELAPLAPLHNPPAVLGIEVARKVLPDLAHVAVFDTAFFHDLPAAATTYAIDRDLARRWQIRRYGFHGTSHQYVRQQAARFLGAPIESLNQIVLHLGNGASASAIAGGRPVDTSMGLTPMEGLVMGTRSGDIDPGVLVYLWRSCDMGVEDIETMLNRRSGMYGLSGEIDFRAIHRRIESGDDAAQLAYDVYIHRLRKYLGAYLAILGHTDVVTFTAGVGENDARVRRDALTGLAPLGIELDEHLNDSPAGAARRISAEKSPTTVLVIPTNEELAIAQACLTVV